In one Candidatus Woesearchaeota archaeon genomic region, the following are encoded:
- a CDS encoding guanylate kinase, with translation MRDNNSKGKVIFVMGTTGSGKGTLNSILKERHPEFLYIPSVTTRSIREGEVEGNNYNFIRESEFKQLIAEDKLLEYALVHNKAYYGTLKEEIFNSLRDNKIIVKELDYQGLMQAKKILSKDQMISIFIMPPSFDVLKERIKLRAKISDEEVELRINSAREELNHLNLYDVKLEVIDGDIEQSYELFEKEILKNI, from the coding sequence ATGAGAGATAATAATTCTAAAGGTAAAGTTATTTTTGTTATGGGTACTACTGGTTCAGGTAAAGGGACTCTGAATTCAATTCTGAAGGAAAGACATCCAGAATTTTTGTATATTCCTTCTGTTACTACAAGGTCTATTCGAGAAGGTGAAGTTGAAGGAAATAATTATAACTTCATTAGGGAGAGTGAGTTTAAGCAATTGATTGCTGAAGATAAGTTGTTAGAGTATGCTTTGGTTCATAATAAAGCGTATTATGGAACTCTAAAAGAAGAGATTTTTAATAGTTTGAGAGATAATAAGATTATTGTAAAAGAGTTGGATTATCAAGGTTTGATGCAAGCAAAAAAAATACTTTCAAAAGATCAGATGATTTCAATATTTATTATGCCTCCTTCTTTTGATGTTTTAAAGGAAAGAATTAAATTGAGGGCAAAAATTTCAGATGAAGAAGTAGAGCTGAGAATTAATTCTGCTAGGGAAGAGTTGAATCATTTAAATTTATATGATGTGAAGTTAGAAGTAATTGATGGGGATATTGAACAATCTTACGAATTATTTGAAAAAGAAATTTTAAAAAATATTTAA
- the rpl39e gene encoding 50S ribosomal protein L39e (part of the polypeptide exit tunnel in the 50S ribosomal complex), with protein sequence MSRYKHPNRKAKLIKANRSTSWAPVFAVLKKYGVGKRIHPSNLSQKRSWRRNKLKF encoded by the coding sequence ATGTCTAGGTATAAACATCCAAATAGGAAGGCTAAACTGATTAAGGCTAATAGATCTACTTCTTGGGCTCCAGTTTTTGCTGTACTTAAAAAGTATGGAGTTGGTAAGAGAATTCATCCTTCAAACTTGTCTCAAAAGAGAAGTTGGAGAAGAAACAAATTAAAATTCTAA
- a CDS encoding 30S ribosomal protein S7 (binds directly to 16S rRNA where it nucleates assembly of the head domain of the 30S subunit), producing MAAEIKLYDKWSFDGVVVVDAGLVDYINVKPIIVPRTNGYYHNTPFYKTKVNIVERLMNRLQVTGHKGKKHKFSTGHNTGKAKNISNMVFEVLVLLEKRTKQNPIQVLVTAVENAAPREEVITIERSGARYAQAVDMAPTRRVDLVLRYLTQGAAQKSFNKKTLLVNALADEIMDCFEFGDKSSAMSKKNEIEKMAAAAK from the coding sequence ATGGCTGCTGAAATTAAATTATATGATAAATGGTCATTTGATGGCGTAGTTGTTGTAGATGCTGGTTTGGTTGATTATATTAATGTTAAACCTATTATTGTTCCAAGAACTAATGGTTATTACCATAATACACCTTTTTACAAAACTAAAGTTAATATCGTTGAGAGATTAATGAATAGATTACAAGTAACAGGTCATAAAGGTAAGAAACATAAGTTTTCAACTGGTCATAATACTGGTAAAGCAAAAAATATTTCAAACATGGTTTTTGAAGTACTAGTGCTTCTTGAGAAGAGAACTAAACAGAATCCAATTCAAGTTTTAGTTACTGCTGTTGAAAATGCTGCTCCAAGAGAAGAAGTAATTACAATTGAAAGATCTGGTGCTAGATATGCTCAAGCAGTGGATATGGCTCCTACAAGGAGAGTTGATTTAGTGCTTAGATATTTAACTCAAGGTGCTGCTCAAAAATCTTTTAATAAGAAAACTTTATTGGTTAATGCTTTAGCTGATGAAATTATGGATTGTTTTGAATTTGGAGATAAGAGTTCTGCAATGTCAAAGAAAAATGAGATTGAAAAGATGGCAGCTGCTGCTAAGTAA
- a CDS encoding 30S ribosomal protein S12, which translates to MSRKTNGLFAAKKLIEKRNKFKIRKVNLLEKAKYDPLENANQAKGIVLEKTQREAKQPNSALRKCAVVQLSKNGKTVAAFLPGNNASKFVNEHDEVMIEGIGGIKGKSKGDIPGIRWKVIQVNGQSLNALVRGKLERARK; encoded by the coding sequence ATGAGTAGAAAAACTAATGGTTTATTTGCGGCAAAGAAACTTATTGAGAAAAGAAATAAGTTCAAGATTAGAAAGGTTAACCTTTTAGAAAAAGCTAAATATGATCCTCTTGAAAATGCAAATCAAGCTAAAGGGATTGTTTTAGAGAAAACTCAAAGGGAAGCTAAACAGCCTAACTCTGCTTTAAGAAAATGTGCAGTTGTACAATTATCTAAGAATGGAAAAACTGTTGCTGCATTCCTACCTGGAAATAATGCTTCAAAGTTCGTAAATGAGCATGATGAAGTTATGATTGAAGGTATTGGTGGAATTAAAGGAAAGTCCAAAGGAGATATTCCAGGTATTAGGTGGAAAGTTATTCAAGTTAATGGTCAATCTCTTAACGCTTTAGTTAGAGGAAAATTAGAGAGGGCGAGAAAGTAA
- a CDS encoding GGDEF domain-containing response regulator, which yields MSLEQTIKILLIDDESKFTEIMKSIIQKRFSEYINNSNIKIKSLNSSISALQHLDSKSDYDLIIIDYNMPKLTGIDVIKIAREEKNINTPFVMISCHEESKYHLESRLAGAELFISKSQLSMEPELKEIFLLNLKTIIESYRNKKLLMQYATTDTLTGIGNRRKFEEILEEELRILNRTESSVAIAFIDIDNFKWVNDNLGHNRGDIYLQTIAKRLVDITKRETDFIARLGGDEFGVLMTNPNHEYVQYTLKNIYKLLCTPYNLSNITLNNPSASIGAIHYFSKNNHTNTEKLIDMADAQMFKHKNSQPPRIQSYELKTISNS from the coding sequence ATGTCACTTGAACAAACAATAAAAATCTTACTTATAGATGATGAATCAAAATTCACAGAAATAATGAAGTCTATAATTCAAAAAAGATTTAGTGAATACATCAATAATAGTAATATTAAAATAAAAAGCTTAAATTCAAGTATTTCTGCATTACAACATCTTGATAGCAAATCAGATTATGATTTAATAATTATAGATTATAATATGCCAAAACTAACAGGAATAGATGTTATAAAAATAGCACGAGAAGAAAAAAATATAAACACTCCTTTTGTAATGATATCTTGTCATGAAGAGAGTAAATACCACCTTGAATCCAGACTTGCAGGTGCAGAATTATTTATATCAAAATCTCAACTATCAATGGAACCTGAATTAAAAGAAATTTTCTTACTAAATCTAAAAACAATCATAGAATCATATCGTAATAAAAAATTACTAATGCAATATGCAACAACAGATACACTCACAGGTATAGGAAATAGAAGAAAATTTGAAGAAATTCTCGAAGAAGAATTAAGAATTTTAAACAGAACCGAATCTTCTGTTGCTATTGCATTCATAGACATCGACAATTTCAAATGGGTAAATGATAATCTAGGACATAATAGAGGAGATATTTATTTACAAACAATTGCAAAAAGACTCGTAGATATAACAAAAAGAGAAACAGATTTCATTGCAAGGCTTGGAGGAGACGAATTCGGAGTGCTTATGACTAACCCCAACCACGAATATGTCCAATACACATTAAAAAATATATATAAATTATTATGCACTCCATATAATCTTTCAAATATAACACTTAATAATCCAAGTGCAAGTATAGGAGCAATCCATTATTTTTCTAAAAACAATCATACAAACACAGAAAAACTAATAGACATGGCAGATGCTCAAATGTTTAAACATAAAAACTCACAACCTCCTAGAATACAAAGTTATGAACTTAAAACTATCTCAAATTCATAA